The Oenanthe melanoleuca isolate GR-GAL-2019-014 chromosome 1, OMel1.0, whole genome shotgun sequence genome segment AACTTCCCCttaaaaacaagatgaaaaacatgttttttgcAGAGATTGAATTTACTTTTCAGCTACTTGCTGAAAGCTGTGTTATCAGTAGTCTTGGCAGaggttttaaaatttctgcATTAGCAATCCCAAGAAAATGATCCAACTTGATATATTAATGATGGCAACTTACTTCACTCACTTCGCTGGTaagtagggatttttttgtctttgtttatttattttagccCAGAATTCACTAAACCCTAACTGACTGAGGTAGGAAATGCTAATTTAATAATCAAGaatgaaaatttcatttgcCCAGTTTTACTCCTTAAACTTTTCAAGGTGCTGTTTTAtggaggaaagcaaaaataaggggaaaagaacaaaagtaCTTAGAAGAGTAGATAGAAATGAAAAGTGCATCTGACACAAAGCTAAAATTGTATCTGAATGAAAAAGTAGAAAACATGGGTTCATATCTATGCtggtatttttataattatttgaACTGGGCAATATATTATCTCAGGATTTTTATAAAACTCTGTCTTGGAGAACTTTTAAAAGTGCATGTAGTCACACCAAagaacttaaaagaaaaaaaaaatgttatttctttatggtctgttaaaaatgcaaaagataTTTCATATATGAGCCAGCTTTTTCCCTTCAGAGTTATCTACCTCTCCTTCACTCAACTGAGATGAGACTGGTTTTCTATGGGTAGTGAAATATTCCTGTTGATGTGCTACACTGATGATATGCTGATTTTTTTGCCCAAGTTAAAAGTGAGACCCATAAACTTTTCTGGattattgctattttaaaaggtatttcAAATTAGCTTTCAGGAATCTCTTTCAACAAAGACCCATAATTTCTGAAAACTCATTTCTTAGTAATTAAGTTCAAATTTCATGCCTTTTaaagggcatgtagtgataggaaaTGGTGTgacagttttaaactgaaagaggtaaggtttagactggatattgaaaacaaatattttatgatggtggtggagcactgggacaggtggtccagagaagctgtggctgccccatccctagaaGCATTCAAGgcagattggatggggctttgagcaacctgatgtagtggaaggtgtccttgcccatggcaggaggttggaactagatgaattttaaggtcccttccaacccaaaacattccatgatactgtaaaataacaaaaaagtcTAAAAAGAATGACTATATAAAAACAGGAGTAAccaggtatttttaaaaacttattattttgttcttatttatttaaaccAAGTTTTATCTGCTCTTAGTAATGACTTTCCATCTTCTTATAGTCcatataaaaattatatgtaACCCTTAACAGACAAAACTGTTTTATTTGAAAGTACTTTTACAAATGCAAGGACATTTACAGTGGAAACATGGATTTGTGGTTTCTTGTAAGGCTGTAGCAAAAGTGCTGTTTGTTCCACTGGCGTGCACCTTTCACAGTAGGTGCTGTAGCTGTGGCTCTCTGTATATCCATGTATATCCATGTATATCCACGTATATCCACACCCGTGTGCTCAGCTGGCCAAGCCCACCCTTGTGAtgagaggctgctctgtgctttactcacaccccacagccagcagcaagcCACAGCTTTCGGTGCTGCAGTACCCCCCAGACGCCAGCGTGCTGCTCAACTCCACGGTGTGGATGCTGTGCGTGTTCGAGTAccccagccaggaggaggaggagcccGTCGTCTACTGGAGGAAAGGTCCGGAATGCCACAAGCAGCCCAGCCTCCAGatgagccccagcacaggcagggcacaggtgCAGATCACAAAAAACACCCTCAGGGGATTCTCCATCTTACAACTGAGCAACGTTGACCAGAGTGCCAGTAGCTCCTATTTCTGTAATGTGATGCTGACACAGAAAATACAGGGCACGTGTGGAAACGGCACCAGACTGACTGTGCATGGTAAGGAGCGTTTGGGAGTGACCAAAAAGGGAGTGATAGAAATCACACTTGATGTCTGCAAGCTGAAACAGATTTTCCTTCAGCCTTATTGCCTCCCCTCCTTCTGCTTGTGTCTGCCAAAAGAAGGGTGTAAAGGAGCAGTGTACAGTCATAGAGTAGGGGAGGGTAGGTACAACTTTTGTTTGGTGCTAACTATTTATACAGACTTCTCAGTGACAGTGAGTTTCTGTGGATCTAAATCAGTTCAGTTCATTGAACTGCAGAACATTCACTATATACTTTATGaaattctaaatatttatatataaaaattatatggcatctgtatttattttgatgttttttcttaATCTCCTCTGCAAATATTTGCTGAGTCTTTATGACAAACTTAAAAACACCCAATCCGAGCCCCTGGTAactgtttttataattttcttcagtctttATAAACAAATGGTCTcttgaaaaatgcaattttggCTTTCTCTTCCAGTTTGTCAAAAGATGTATAGTAAATTCACACAGGAGTGTGTGTTTTTAGAGAGTGTAGAGTGCAAAAGTAGAGATATGTGGAAGCAgagttttctttccatttgatggtaaaatgtttttcaataATTTATAACCTTTCCCTGTTTTCTAATTATGAATTGAATTTCCAGAATTCTGCTGAGCATATAGCTCAGTGACTGATTTACACTATTTCACATGAGCCAAACTGTCTTAGTGAACTTTCCAGAAAAATCAGGTTAGCAAATGCTAAAATGCCACAAAGCAGTTTTCTCATTccagatttcatttttatttaacaattGTCCAACAGTTCTTCAGAGTTCCTAAAAAACAGCAATCAAGGAAATTCTATCGACAATTACACCATATGCATATGTTAGTTTtagcctgaagaaaaaaaaaaagaaaaagtttcctGAGACTTGGTAAGATAACTGTCATTTACATTGCCTTTTCTACATAACAGATGTTTTCAGATATTCCACTTCTATTGAACAGAGAATCTTATTTACTTTCCATTGCATAAGTAATTTGCAACAGGTTCAAAAATCTTATGTCTGGACTAAAAAGAGAGAAGCTTTGATCCTGCaaaaacagtaaaagaaaatgcaatgaaGACAAAGACAATTATTCTTTCTGATCAATTCTCACTAATTATACAAATTAAATCtcatcagaaaaacattttttttctctatttgaAAGACCtaattttcattctctttgttCCAGATTTGAAATGCAGAGACTGTTCAACATCAGATAAGATCTGGTGGGGTTGGTTCCTTCTTCTTGGATATACCATCTTTGTCACCACAGTTATCATAGCTTTTGGTGTAAGTAATAACTTCAAAAACAAATAATACAAACCTAAAGATGGATAGATGGATAAAGTGTGATGGAAAGAAACAATAAGCCAATTAGCCTGAATATTCACCTGTGATAAAGTAAGAAGTCCCTctattttctgttaaataaaGAGTCAAGAGGTTTAGCCCCCATCCTGTTTTGAGGACAtggccattaaaaaaaagggaatctGTGACATACAAATAAATTACAAGGGGTCTTTCTCTGAGCTTGCTGAAAACAGGAAAGctattttctgtgttgctgGGTGATCTTGTTACTTTAACCTGgacacaaaagagaaaacaaatacttAAAGTGATTAGTAGCTTGAAACACATCCTGCTTGTTTCATGCTTCTGAAAACCAGCTCCTAATTTTATGAGTTCCTCTGGACACACATCACTGTCTGCTCATCTCTTGTCTTACTCATGTTCTGTCCAACCAACCATTCATGCCAGGGCTTTTTGCCCAACCCCACCCACTAGTTGGTTTGGGCCATTTCTGCACATTTACCTGGCCAGGAGTGCAGCACCCTGACAGCAGGAATACTTGGAAAGACTTTAGCAAGAGAacaaaaaagcatttgtttGTATGTACAACAATGTCTAAACCTAGGGTGAGTTTGCATGCTTCccattgtattttaaaaacccttcccttttttctaGTTGTGATTTTGTTCCCCACTTCAGGAAAAACTACATAGTCATTTTAATTGAGT includes the following:
- the LOC130255330 gene encoding uncharacterized protein LOC130255330 gives rise to the protein MIQLDILMMATYFTHFAASSKPQLSVLQYPPDASVLLNSTVWMLCVFEYPSQEEEEPVVYWRKGPECHKQPSLQMSPSTGRAQVQITKNTLRGFSILQLSNVDQSASSSYFCNVMLTQKIQGTCGNGTRLTVHDLKCRDCSTSDKIWWGWFLLLGYTIFVTTVIIAFGIHHCHTKSKNKLRNTDSSATMQSEWIYDQPSRPVNNGFSQEYEDMSVIRALCDTGREMI